A genomic region of Halobaculum lipolyticum contains the following coding sequences:
- a CDS encoding tryptophan--tRNA ligase — translation MTDDDFTVTPYAVQGDVDYERVLDQFGADELTEAERERFPEPLHPLIKRGIFYGGRDVEAYLDAIDEDEQVSIVTGRGPSGPMHIGHVFPLYLAKYLQDRTGAHVYIPISDDEKYFAKDQDFDDIQGWAKDNITEIMAVGFDPEKTRIVVDSADADVIYPWAAKFAKRYTQSTVNATYGDPDNVGLSFYPAVQATHLLLPQLVHGRHRTIVPIAVDQDPHIRLCRDVAAKEDYDVHKPSALLSRFFPQLKGDGGKMSSSDQNPTIYLSDDRETVREKIQTYAFSGGQTSLEEHREKGGDPDVDVAYQLLYYFFEEDDAKVEELAAEYRSGELLTGELKNYAADKVSDFLEQHQERKAALGDFHEEISEYTLTDEERATLTEDLLY, via the coding sequence ATGACCGACGACGATTTCACCGTGACGCCGTACGCCGTTCAGGGTGACGTCGACTACGAGCGCGTGTTGGATCAGTTCGGGGCGGACGAACTGACGGAGGCCGAGCGCGAGCGCTTCCCGGAGCCGCTCCACCCCCTGATCAAGCGCGGCATCTTCTACGGCGGCCGCGACGTCGAGGCGTACCTCGACGCCATCGACGAGGACGAACAGGTGTCGATCGTCACCGGCCGCGGTCCCTCCGGCCCGATGCACATCGGCCACGTGTTCCCGCTCTACCTCGCGAAGTACCTGCAGGACCGGACGGGCGCCCACGTCTACATCCCCATCTCCGACGACGAGAAGTACTTCGCGAAGGACCAGGACTTCGACGACATCCAGGGGTGGGCGAAGGACAACATCACCGAGATCATGGCCGTCGGCTTCGACCCGGAGAAGACCCGGATCGTCGTCGACAGCGCCGACGCGGACGTGATCTACCCGTGGGCCGCGAAGTTCGCCAAGCGCTACACGCAGTCGACGGTGAACGCGACGTACGGCGACCCGGACAACGTCGGCCTGTCGTTCTACCCGGCGGTGCAGGCGACGCACCTCCTGCTCCCGCAGCTGGTCCACGGCCGTCACCGCACCATCGTCCCCATCGCGGTCGACCAGGACCCCCACATCCGCCTGTGCCGCGACGTCGCCGCCAAGGAGGACTACGACGTGCACAAACCCTCCGCGCTGCTCAGCCGGTTCTTCCCGCAGCTCAAGGGCGACGGCGGCAAGATGAGCAGTTCCGACCAGAACCCCACCATCTACCTCTCGGACGACCGCGAAACCGTCCGCGAGAAGATCCAGACGTACGCCTTCTCCGGCGGCCAGACCTCGCTGGAGGAGCACCGCGAGAAGGGCGGCGACCCCGACGTGGACGTCGCCTACCAGCTCCTGTACTACTTCTTCGAGGAGGACGACGCGAAAGTCGAGGAGCTGGCGGCGGAGTACCGCAGCGGCGAGCTGTTGACGGGCGAGTTGAAGAACTACGCCGCGGACAAGGTCTCGGACTTCCTCGAACAGCACCAGGAGCGGAAGGCCGCCCTCGGCGACTTCCACGAGGAGATCAGCGAGTACACCCTCACCGACGAGGAGCGCGCGACGCTCACCGAGGACCTGCTGTACTGA